The following coding sequences lie in one Cannabis sativa cultivar Pink pepper isolate KNU-18-1 chromosome 5, ASM2916894v1, whole genome shotgun sequence genomic window:
- the LOC115716082 gene encoding short-chain dehydrogenase TIC 32, chloroplastic, translating to MWWFERNDLSGFSASSTAEQVTEGIDGSGLTAIVTGASSGIGFETARVLALRGVHVVMAVRNRAAGNEVQGTIIKENPCAKVNAMELDLSSIASVRKFATEFNSSGLPLNILINNAGIMATPFMLSKDKIELQFATNHIGHFLMTNLLLETMRRTALECKREGRILNVSSRRHKFSYKEGIRFDKINDQSGYNCLSAYGQSKLANVLHMNELARRLKEEGAQLTANSLHPGAIYTNLFRHHSFVSALASLVGKYFMKNIQQGAATTCYVALHSEVKGKGGYYFADSNIAEASSQANDPNLATKLWNFSSDLINKHSNV from the exons atgTGGTGGTTTGAGAGAAATGATTTATCTGGGTTTTCGGCCTCTTCCACAGCTGAACAAGTAACTGAAGGGATTGATGGCTCTGGCCTCACTGCCATTGTTACAG GAGCATCAAGTGGTATTGGGTTTGAAACTGCCCGAGTTCTTGCATTACGTGGTGTCCATGTGGTTATGGCAGTTAGGAACAGAGCTGCTGGTAATGAGGTCCAAGGTACAATAATTAAGGAAAACCCTTGTGCAAAAGTTAATGCCATGGAGTTGGATTTAAGCTCAATCGCCTCAGTGAGAAAATTTGCCACAGAATTCAATTCCTCTGGTCTTCCATTGAACATTCTCAT TAATAATGCTGGAATCATGGCAACGCCATTCATGCTTTCCAAAGATAAAATAGAACTACAATTTGCAACCAACCACATAG GCCATTTTCTTATGACAAATCTTTTGTTGGAGACCATGAGAAGAACAGCACTAGAATGTAAGAGAGAAGGAAGGATCCTGAACGTCTCATCCCGCCGCCATAAATTCTCTTACAAAGAAGGGATTCGTTTTGACAAAATCAATGATCAATCAGG GTATAACTGTCTATCTGCATATGGCCAGTCAAAACTTGCCAATGTTTTGCACATGAATGAGCTTGCTCGAAGGCTGAAG GAAGAAGGGGCACAGCTGACCGCAAATTCACTGCATCCAGGAGCAATTTACACCAATCTTTTCCGTCATCACAGCTTTGTCAGTG CTCTTGCCAGCCTAGTTGgtaaatattttatgaaaaatattcaGCAG GGGGCGGCAACCACGTGCTATGTGGCATTACATTCAGAAGTGAAAGGGAAGGGCGGTTACTATTTTGCAGACAGTAACATAGCAGAAGCAAGTTCACAAGCTAATGATCCCAATTTGGCAACCAAACTTTGGAACTTCAGCTCAGATTTGATTAACAAACATAGTAATGTATAA
- the LOC115716083 gene encoding uncharacterized protein LOC115716083 has protein sequence MENDTQTPKKLMFLSFQHLIALAVVLLLLASGMVSPQDMFFVLFSIVYMFLLSKIAFPKLQASLEPTIFSPQNKLLLIYVTIGAIIGLLLPIAYILDGIFHGNKEGIKAAAPHLFLLSSQVFMEGVAFSGWFSTPIRVFVPVFYNSRRIFSIVDWLRNEFSKVNEGYDGSSPMRLYIGRGLAIANMAFWCFNLFGFLLPFYLPKAFKRYYSAYKVKD, from the coding sequence ATGGAAAACGACACTCAAACTCCTAAAAAGCTTATGTTTCTCTCTTTCCAGCATCTAATTGCCCTTGCTGTGGTTCTTCTACTCTTAGCCAGTGGCATGGTTAGCCCCCAAGACATGTTTTTCGTCCTCTTTTCCATTGTCTACATGTTCTTACTATCAAAGATTGCTTTTCCAAAGCTCCAGGCTTCACTAGAGCCAACAATTTTCAGTCCCCAAAACAAGCTTCTTCTCATCTATGTTACCATTGGAGCAATAATTGGCCTTCTTCTCCCTATAGCATACATCTTGGATGGAATTTTTCATGGAAACAAAGAAGGAATAAAAGCAGCTGCACCCCATCTTTTCCTACTCTCCAGCCAAGTTTTCATGGAAGGTGTGGCCTTTTCCGGATGGTTTTCGACTCCTATTCGGGTTTTCGTCCCGGTTTTCTACAACTCTAGGAGGATTTTTAGCATCGTAGATTGGCTGAGGAATGAATTTTCTAAAGTTAACGAAGGATATGATGGCTCTTCTCCTATGAGACTTTACATTGGAAGAGGCCTTGCCATTGCTAATATGGCCTTTTGGTGTTTCAATCTTTTTGGTTTCTTATTGCCTTTTTATCTTCCTAAAGCCTTCAAAAGATATTACTCGGCTTACAAAGTTAAAGATTAA
- the LOC115716661 gene encoding uncharacterized protein LOC115716661 isoform X1, with protein sequence MPIAKLKAANTLDVMKPEEGNDSLDAIIKQAIGKESFLNFSRAGDSSAQFIQLLHALEQQAGSSSRIESLSTPTIFGKHEAHSYLSDHHQSWSLVSPTKIQMQKCDKCSREFCSPINYRRHIRVHHRLKKLDKDSAKSRDMLGAFWDKLPLEDAKEVVSFKNEEEVPGSSIIKALSSHVRKSVFSSPPHPYLKAGSELLDIVQARPSKFPISSQELFNVLDLASEKTFLSGPAASMQRYVFDGEAGKIGLEAKNLVACTSFLLEQKLVKAWLAEKDAEALRFQKLLVEEEEAAQKRQAELLERKKQKKLRQKEQKAKERRHEEKADSDESIDLVLEEMAPVEASSQAECDNSIDSLDLPNHIPLSIVDHFNSDGNLDSDFQIDSDCGQVDSGSSSSVEKRIAQGSGRWKRWQMSPKSQWVASNGSQSSKLGVHHNRGTHKDSRAGVSSHKVWSRKSKPETNIDALKARVKKEESNDLDQINNREVLIGSISVTLGNCSEEGNNLSEPCDTCLTEHQLPKNSVQAKPNKSNPVRSGTSRSTVKHWRPVSRNGTKVPNGEKGHTESLLNGNSEFSSHAAQVFLAQRWKEAIAADHVKLVITSDSFPLDENDTHETASQTLKLRRRCILGDAENRLVNVDIVGSSTTGKAKIKEISKQRSNPT encoded by the exons ATGCCAATTGCAAAACTAAAGGCCGCTAATACCCTAGATGTGATGAAACCAGAGGAGGGAAATGATTCTCTTGATGCTATCATCAAACAAGCCATTGGAAAAGAGTCTTTTCTTAATTTCTCTAGGGCCGGGGACAGCTCAGCCCAGTTTATTCAATTACTTCACGCTTTAGAGCAGCAAG CAGGTTCAAGTTCAAGAATTGAGTCCCTGTCAACCCCTACAATCTTTGGGAAACATGAAGCGCATAGTTATTTATCAG ACCACCACCAAAGTTGGTCTTTGGTCTCGCCAACAAAGATTCAGATGCAGAAGTGTGACAAATGTTCACGGGAATTCTGTTCACCCATCAACTACAGAAGGCACATTCGAGTGCACCATCGCTTAAAAAAGCTTGATAAG GACTCTGCTAAAAGTAGGGACATGCTTGGGGCATTTTGGGATAAG CTCCCTTTGGAAGATGCAAAGGAGGTTGTATCATTCAAGAATGAAGAG GAAGTTCCAGGCTCATCAATCATAAAAGCATTATCATCTCATGTTCGGAAATCAGTGTTTTCTTCTCCACCACATCCCTATTTGAAGGCTGGTTCTGAGCTTTTG GACATTGTCCAAGCTAGACCTTCTAAGTTTCCGATATCTTCCCAGGAATTATTTAATGTCCTTGATTTAGCAAGTGAGAAAACATTCCTCTCTGGACCAGCTGCATCTATGCAAAGATATGTTTTTGATGGGGAGGCTGGGAAGATAGGTCTTGAAGCAAAAAACCTCGTCGCTTGTACTAGCTTTTTGTTGGAACAGAAACTG GTTAAAGCTTGGCTTGCTGAAAAGGATGCTGAAGCATTAAGATTCCAGAAATTACTAGTGGAGGAAGAAGAAGCAGCTCAGAAAAG ACAAGCCGAGCTCTTGGAACGGAAGAAGCAGAAGAAGCTCAGGCAGAAAGAACAAAAGGCAAAAGAGCGAAGACATGAGGAGAAGGCAGATAGTGATGAAAGCATTGACCTAGTGTTGGAAGAAATGGCCCCAGTAGAAGCATCCAGTCAAGCAGAATGTGATAACAGTATAGACAGCCTGGACTTGCCAAATCATATTCCGCTGTCTATTGTTGATCACTTCAACTCTGATGGAAATCTGGATTCAGACTTTCAGATTGATTCTGATTGCGGACAAGTTGATTCAGGTAGTAGTTCTAGTGTTGAAAAGAGAATTGCACAAGGAAGTGGTCGTTGGAAACGGTGGCAAATGTCGCCAAAATCACAATGGGTTGCATCCAATGGCTCTCAATCATCAAAGCTCGGAGTCCATCATAATCGTGGAACTCATAAGGATTCAAGAGCGGGTGTGTCTAGTCATAAAGTATGGAGCCGGAAATCTAAACCAGAAACCAACATAGATGCTTTGAAAGCTAGAGTAAAAAAGGAGGAATCGAACGATCTTGATCAAATTAATAACCGTGAGGTTTTGATAGGGTCCATTTCTGTTACACTTGGAAATTGCAGTGAGGAGGGAAATAATCTCTCCGAACCATGTGATACATGCCTAACAGAACATCAATTGCCGAAGAACAGTGTTCAGGCTAAACCCAACAAATCCAACCCAGTTCGGAGTGGCACAAGCAGGTCAACAGTTAAGCATTGGAGACCAGTGAGCCGGAATGGAACCAAAGTCCCAAATGGAGAAAAGGGTCATACGGAGTCCTTATTAAATGGAAACTCAGAATTTTCTAGCCATGCTGCACAAGTTTTTCTTGCACAGA GATGGAAGGAGGCCATTGCTGCAGACCATGTCAAACTTGTTATAACCTCAGATTCTTTTCCTTTAGATGAAAATGATACACATGAAACAGCATCTCAAACATTGAAATTGCGTAGACGTTGCATTCTTGGCGATGCAGAAAACCGGCTAGTTAATGTTGACATTGTTGGATCTTCAACTACTGGCAAAGCCAAGATAAAGGAGATTTCAAAACAGAGAAGCAATCCAACCTAG
- the LOC115716661 gene encoding uncharacterized protein LOC115716661 isoform X2, protein MPIAKLKAANTLDVMKPEEGNDSLDAIIKQAIGKESFLNFSRAGDSSAQFIQLLHALEQQGSSSRIESLSTPTIFGKHEAHSYLSDHHQSWSLVSPTKIQMQKCDKCSREFCSPINYRRHIRVHHRLKKLDKDSAKSRDMLGAFWDKLPLEDAKEVVSFKNEEEVPGSSIIKALSSHVRKSVFSSPPHPYLKAGSELLDIVQARPSKFPISSQELFNVLDLASEKTFLSGPAASMQRYVFDGEAGKIGLEAKNLVACTSFLLEQKLVKAWLAEKDAEALRFQKLLVEEEEAAQKRQAELLERKKQKKLRQKEQKAKERRHEEKADSDESIDLVLEEMAPVEASSQAECDNSIDSLDLPNHIPLSIVDHFNSDGNLDSDFQIDSDCGQVDSGSSSSVEKRIAQGSGRWKRWQMSPKSQWVASNGSQSSKLGVHHNRGTHKDSRAGVSSHKVWSRKSKPETNIDALKARVKKEESNDLDQINNREVLIGSISVTLGNCSEEGNNLSEPCDTCLTEHQLPKNSVQAKPNKSNPVRSGTSRSTVKHWRPVSRNGTKVPNGEKGHTESLLNGNSEFSSHAAQVFLAQRWKEAIAADHVKLVITSDSFPLDENDTHETASQTLKLRRRCILGDAENRLVNVDIVGSSTTGKAKIKEISKQRSNPT, encoded by the exons ATGCCAATTGCAAAACTAAAGGCCGCTAATACCCTAGATGTGATGAAACCAGAGGAGGGAAATGATTCTCTTGATGCTATCATCAAACAAGCCATTGGAAAAGAGTCTTTTCTTAATTTCTCTAGGGCCGGGGACAGCTCAGCCCAGTTTATTCAATTACTTCACGCTTTAGAGCAGCAAG GTTCAAGTTCAAGAATTGAGTCCCTGTCAACCCCTACAATCTTTGGGAAACATGAAGCGCATAGTTATTTATCAG ACCACCACCAAAGTTGGTCTTTGGTCTCGCCAACAAAGATTCAGATGCAGAAGTGTGACAAATGTTCACGGGAATTCTGTTCACCCATCAACTACAGAAGGCACATTCGAGTGCACCATCGCTTAAAAAAGCTTGATAAG GACTCTGCTAAAAGTAGGGACATGCTTGGGGCATTTTGGGATAAG CTCCCTTTGGAAGATGCAAAGGAGGTTGTATCATTCAAGAATGAAGAG GAAGTTCCAGGCTCATCAATCATAAAAGCATTATCATCTCATGTTCGGAAATCAGTGTTTTCTTCTCCACCACATCCCTATTTGAAGGCTGGTTCTGAGCTTTTG GACATTGTCCAAGCTAGACCTTCTAAGTTTCCGATATCTTCCCAGGAATTATTTAATGTCCTTGATTTAGCAAGTGAGAAAACATTCCTCTCTGGACCAGCTGCATCTATGCAAAGATATGTTTTTGATGGGGAGGCTGGGAAGATAGGTCTTGAAGCAAAAAACCTCGTCGCTTGTACTAGCTTTTTGTTGGAACAGAAACTG GTTAAAGCTTGGCTTGCTGAAAAGGATGCTGAAGCATTAAGATTCCAGAAATTACTAGTGGAGGAAGAAGAAGCAGCTCAGAAAAG ACAAGCCGAGCTCTTGGAACGGAAGAAGCAGAAGAAGCTCAGGCAGAAAGAACAAAAGGCAAAAGAGCGAAGACATGAGGAGAAGGCAGATAGTGATGAAAGCATTGACCTAGTGTTGGAAGAAATGGCCCCAGTAGAAGCATCCAGTCAAGCAGAATGTGATAACAGTATAGACAGCCTGGACTTGCCAAATCATATTCCGCTGTCTATTGTTGATCACTTCAACTCTGATGGAAATCTGGATTCAGACTTTCAGATTGATTCTGATTGCGGACAAGTTGATTCAGGTAGTAGTTCTAGTGTTGAAAAGAGAATTGCACAAGGAAGTGGTCGTTGGAAACGGTGGCAAATGTCGCCAAAATCACAATGGGTTGCATCCAATGGCTCTCAATCATCAAAGCTCGGAGTCCATCATAATCGTGGAACTCATAAGGATTCAAGAGCGGGTGTGTCTAGTCATAAAGTATGGAGCCGGAAATCTAAACCAGAAACCAACATAGATGCTTTGAAAGCTAGAGTAAAAAAGGAGGAATCGAACGATCTTGATCAAATTAATAACCGTGAGGTTTTGATAGGGTCCATTTCTGTTACACTTGGAAATTGCAGTGAGGAGGGAAATAATCTCTCCGAACCATGTGATACATGCCTAACAGAACATCAATTGCCGAAGAACAGTGTTCAGGCTAAACCCAACAAATCCAACCCAGTTCGGAGTGGCACAAGCAGGTCAACAGTTAAGCATTGGAGACCAGTGAGCCGGAATGGAACCAAAGTCCCAAATGGAGAAAAGGGTCATACGGAGTCCTTATTAAATGGAAACTCAGAATTTTCTAGCCATGCTGCACAAGTTTTTCTTGCACAGA GATGGAAGGAGGCCATTGCTGCAGACCATGTCAAACTTGTTATAACCTCAGATTCTTTTCCTTTAGATGAAAATGATACACATGAAACAGCATCTCAAACATTGAAATTGCGTAGACGTTGCATTCTTGGCGATGCAGAAAACCGGCTAGTTAATGTTGACATTGTTGGATCTTCAACTACTGGCAAAGCCAAGATAAAGGAGATTTCAAAACAGAGAAGCAATCCAACCTAG
- the LOC115716081 gene encoding SKP1-like protein 21 isoform X2, whose translation MKSYIWLQTADGSIQQVEEEVAMFCPMICREVINTGMGSSKNYAISLPQRVNPAILGLILDYCRFHQVPGRSNKERKTYDEKFIRMDTKKLCELTSAADSLQLKPLVDLTSRALARIIEGKTPEEIRETFHLPDDLTEEEKLEPLRNITDDPRIRLLNRLYARKRKELKEREKLKNIEVEEERVDERSVEDLLTFINGGDGESKGARSNKSKKKNRRRKDQIKNSSNDINGNHNKELDDLSFHDGSVNNMASPSKTSKLQDSTAVSYSPKLDFDDVDIDDDLDPAMKEELDREVEDFARRLNSDWPERMQEILSLGQERRLVPVSNGNGSQRYNSLDRR comes from the exons ATGAAGTCTTACATCTGGCTTCAGACTGCTGATGGTTCAATTCAACAAGTAGAAGAGGAGGTTGCTATGTTTTGCCCTATGATATGTCGAGAAGTAATTAATACGGGGATGGGATCTTCCAAAAATTATGCAATATCACTTCCACAACGGGTTAACCCTGCTATCTTGGGATTAATACTTGATTATTGCCGGTTTCATCAAGTACCAGGTCGTTCAAATAAG GAACGCAAAACATATGATGAGAAATTTATCCGAATGGACACGAAGAAATTGTGTGAGCTGACATCAGCTGCTGATAGTCTCCAATTGAAGCCGTTGGTTGATCTCACAAGCAGAGCACTTGCGCGAATTATTGAAGGAAAAACACCGGAGGAGATACGTGAGACCTTTCATTTACCGGATGACCTAACGGAG GAGGAGAAGTTGGAGCCTCTGCGAAACATAACCGATGATCCTCGTATTCGCCTTCTAAATCGATTATATGCAAGGAAGAGAAAAGAattaaaagaaagagagaaattgAAG AATATTGAGGTTGAAGAGGAGCGTGTGGATGAGCGCTCAGTTGAGGATCTCTTGACAttcataaatggtggagatggAG AGTCAAAAGGGGCTAGAAGcaataagagcaagaagaaaaATCGGAGAAGAAAGGATCAAATAAAGAATTCTTCAAATGATATAAATGGCAACCATAATAAG GAATTGGATGATCTTTCTTTTCACGATGGCAGTGTTAATAATATGGCATCTCCAAGTAAAACATCCAAGTTGCAAGATTCTACAGCAGTCTCTTATTCCCCAAAGCTCGATTTTGATGATGTTGATATCGATGATGATTTAGATCCAGCCATGAAGGAGGAGCTTGACAG AGAAGTCGAGGACTTTGCACGTAGGTTGAATTCAGATTGGCCAGAAAGAATGCAGGAAATTTTATCCTTAGGCCAAGAAAGAAGGCTTGTACCAGTGTCAAATGGCAATGGTTCCCAGAGATATAACA GTTTGGATCGGAGATAG
- the LOC115716081 gene encoding SKP1-like protein 21 isoform X1 translates to MSEGVMAVVKPEMKSYIWLQTADGSIQQVEEEVAMFCPMICREVINTGMGSSKNYAISLPQRVNPAILGLILDYCRFHQVPGRSNKERKTYDEKFIRMDTKKLCELTSAADSLQLKPLVDLTSRALARIIEGKTPEEIRETFHLPDDLTEEEKLEPLRNITDDPRIRLLNRLYARKRKELKEREKLKNIEVEEERVDERSVEDLLTFINGGDGESKGARSNKSKKKNRRRKDQIKNSSNDINGNHNKELDDLSFHDGSVNNMASPSKTSKLQDSTAVSYSPKLDFDDVDIDDDLDPAMKEELDREVEDFARRLNSDWPERMQEILSLGQERRLVPVSNGNGSQRYNSLDRR, encoded by the exons ATGTCAGAAGGTGTTATGGCGGTAGTAAAACCTGAG ATGAAGTCTTACATCTGGCTTCAGACTGCTGATGGTTCAATTCAACAAGTAGAAGAGGAGGTTGCTATGTTTTGCCCTATGATATGTCGAGAAGTAATTAATACGGGGATGGGATCTTCCAAAAATTATGCAATATCACTTCCACAACGGGTTAACCCTGCTATCTTGGGATTAATACTTGATTATTGCCGGTTTCATCAAGTACCAGGTCGTTCAAATAAG GAACGCAAAACATATGATGAGAAATTTATCCGAATGGACACGAAGAAATTGTGTGAGCTGACATCAGCTGCTGATAGTCTCCAATTGAAGCCGTTGGTTGATCTCACAAGCAGAGCACTTGCGCGAATTATTGAAGGAAAAACACCGGAGGAGATACGTGAGACCTTTCATTTACCGGATGACCTAACGGAG GAGGAGAAGTTGGAGCCTCTGCGAAACATAACCGATGATCCTCGTATTCGCCTTCTAAATCGATTATATGCAAGGAAGAGAAAAGAattaaaagaaagagagaaattgAAG AATATTGAGGTTGAAGAGGAGCGTGTGGATGAGCGCTCAGTTGAGGATCTCTTGACAttcataaatggtggagatggAG AGTCAAAAGGGGCTAGAAGcaataagagcaagaagaaaaATCGGAGAAGAAAGGATCAAATAAAGAATTCTTCAAATGATATAAATGGCAACCATAATAAG GAATTGGATGATCTTTCTTTTCACGATGGCAGTGTTAATAATATGGCATCTCCAAGTAAAACATCCAAGTTGCAAGATTCTACAGCAGTCTCTTATTCCCCAAAGCTCGATTTTGATGATGTTGATATCGATGATGATTTAGATCCAGCCATGAAGGAGGAGCTTGACAG AGAAGTCGAGGACTTTGCACGTAGGTTGAATTCAGATTGGCCAGAAAGAATGCAGGAAATTTTATCCTTAGGCCAAGAAAGAAGGCTTGTACCAGTGTCAAATGGCAATGGTTCCCAGAGATATAACA GTTTGGATCGGAGATAG